A genome region from Pseudomonas sp. N3-W includes the following:
- a CDS encoding amino acid permease: protein MPVGNPLPHGETAQGGPLKRELGERHIRLMALGACIGVGLFLGSAKAIEMAGPAIMLSYIIGGLAILVIMRALGEMAVHNPVAGSFSRYAQDYLGPLAGFLTGWNYWFLWLVTCVAEITAVAVYMGVWFPDVPRWIWALAALMSMGTINLIAVKAFGEFEFWFALIKIVTIIAMVIGGIGVIAFGFGNDGVALGISNLWAHGGFMPNGVQGVLMSLQMVMFAYLGVEMIGLTAGEAKNPQKTIPNAIGSVFWRILLFYVGALFVILSIYPWNEIGTQGSPFVMTFERLGIKTAAGIINFVVITAALSSCNGGIFSTGRMLYSLAQNGQAPAGFAKTSSNGVPRRALLLSIFVLLLGVLLNYMVPEKVFVWVTAIATFGAIWTWVMILLAQLKFRKGLSASERAGLQYKMWLYPVSSYLALIFLVLVVGLMAYFPDTRVALYVGPAFLVLLTVLFYAFKLQPNNAPRGAARSAS, encoded by the coding sequence ATGCCAGTCGGCAATCCCCTGCCCCATGGCGAGACCGCTCAGGGCGGCCCGCTCAAACGCGAACTCGGCGAACGGCATATTCGCTTGATGGCGCTCGGCGCCTGTATCGGCGTCGGTCTGTTTCTCGGCTCCGCCAAGGCCATCGAAATGGCCGGTCCGGCGATCATGCTGTCCTACATCATCGGCGGTCTGGCGATTCTGGTGATCATGCGTGCCCTCGGCGAGATGGCCGTGCACAACCCGGTCGCCGGCTCCTTCAGCCGTTATGCGCAAGATTATCTGGGCCCATTGGCAGGCTTTCTCACCGGCTGGAACTACTGGTTCCTGTGGCTGGTGACCTGCGTCGCGGAAATCACCGCGGTAGCGGTGTACATGGGTGTCTGGTTCCCCGATGTACCGCGCTGGATCTGGGCGCTGGCCGCTTTGATGAGCATGGGCACGATCAACCTGATCGCGGTGAAGGCCTTCGGCGAGTTCGAATTCTGGTTCGCCCTGATCAAGATCGTCACCATCATCGCCATGGTGATCGGCGGTATCGGCGTGATCGCTTTCGGTTTCGGCAACGACGGCGTGGCGTTGGGCATTTCCAATCTGTGGGCCCACGGCGGCTTCATGCCCAACGGCGTGCAAGGCGTGCTGATGTCCCTGCAAATGGTGATGTTCGCCTACCTCGGTGTCGAGATGATCGGCCTGACTGCCGGTGAAGCGAAGAACCCGCAGAAGACCATCCCCAATGCGATCGGCTCGGTGTTCTGGCGGATCCTGTTGTTCTACGTCGGCGCCTTGTTCGTGATCCTGTCGATCTACCCGTGGAACGAGATCGGCACCCAGGGCAGTCCGTTCGTGATGACCTTCGAGCGTCTGGGTATCAAGACCGCCGCCGGCATCATCAACTTCGTGGTGATTACCGCGGCGCTATCGTCCTGCAACGGCGGCATCTTCAGCACCGGGCGCATGCTCTACAGCCTGGCGCAGAACGGCCAGGCGCCTGCCGGCTTTGCCAAGACCTCCAGTAACGGCGTGCCGCGTCGGGCGCTGCTGCTGTCGATCTTCGTGTTGTTGCTGGGCGTGCTGCTCAACTACATGGTTCCGGAAAAAGTCTTTGTCTGGGTCACCGCGATTGCCACCTTCGGGGCGATCTGGACCTGGGTGATGATCCTGCTGGCCCAGCTCAAATTCCGTAAAGGCCTGAGCGCCAGCGAACGTGCCGGCCTGCAATACAAGATGTGGCTGTACCCGGTCAGCTCCTACCTGGCACTGATATTCCTGGTGCTGGTAGTCGGCCTGATGGCGTACTTCCCGGACACCCGTGTGGCTTTGTATGTGGGCCCGGCGTTCCTGGTGCTGCTGACGGTGCTGTTCTACGCGTTCAAGCTGCAACCGAACAATGCGCCACGCGGCGCGGCGCGGTCGGCTTCTTGA
- a CDS encoding REP-associated tyrosine transposase: MQERPNSHRLRQGRHSEKGRGYLITVVVHQRRQIFTDWQLGRLLVTEFRRAHEQKWVSSIAWVIMPDHFHWLVQLEQRSLAQLMQAIKSRSTLNINRASGTQGSFWQTGYHDRAIRDDEDLRPFARYIVANPLRAGLVEKIGDYPLWDACWL; encoded by the coding sequence ATGCAAGAACGTCCCAACTCACATCGACTCCGCCAAGGACGCCATTCAGAAAAGGGTCGAGGCTATCTGATCACGGTGGTTGTGCATCAACGCCGACAGATATTCACTGACTGGCAACTGGGACGTTTACTTGTCACTGAATTCAGGAGAGCCCACGAGCAAAAATGGGTCAGTTCGATTGCCTGGGTCATCATGCCGGACCACTTTCATTGGCTGGTGCAACTTGAGCAGCGATCCTTGGCGCAGCTCATGCAGGCCATCAAGTCCCGAAGCACGCTGAACATCAACCGGGCTTCAGGTACTCAAGGCTCATTCTGGCAAACCGGCTATCACGACCGGGCGATTCGTGATGATGAAGATCTGCGACCGTTTGCTCGCTATATCGTGGCCAACCCCTTACGCGCAGGCTTGGTAGAGAAAATCGGCGACTACCCACTGTGGGATGCCTGCTGGCTCTGA
- a CDS encoding transglycosylase domain-containing protein: MGALWQTDSNKPVVPTEPVDQAPLPAKKRRHRHGWKAFFVLLLIILIALGMAAMREMRTSKLQAREVSKYAASLSYDLQPGPSDAIRYPGDGPFDLRLGYSSMGEFLPRLLKRDYVIAAQTRFSPALMSYSDKGLFVPYSEKIQAGLSITDCRAAPLYHFNYPQQLYSSFESIPPVVINSLLFIENRFLLDPAQPQANPAVDWPRFGMAAWSQIAKLIHLPGQSAGGSTLATQLEKYRHSPDGLTVSGAEKIRQMISASVRAYQFGPQTLQARQNVVRDYLNSVPLSAVPGHGEVHGMAEGLRVWYGADFAKANASLTSTATDRKTMAAKGLALREMLSLMIAQRRPSHYLTKGHEELADLTDSHIRLLAQNDVIDAKLASAALASKVTYRDWLTQPTIQPIETNKGISVARSRLASMLNRPLYDLDRLDLSATSTLQGDLQTQATEYLKNLADPVFAGKIGLLGERLLTPTSTTAVRYSFTLFELTPDGSRVRVQTDSTDQPFDINEGSKLELGSTAKMRVLTTYLQIISELHDKYADKSNAELKKVEINDQDRLSRWAVDYLMANSDRNLPKMLGEALDRKYSASPGEAFFTGGGLHVFHNFRNEDNGRMPSLRDALRESINLPFIRLMRDLVRYSTYSGPNNSAELLKDDSDPRRQEYLAQFADREGTAFLLRFWKKYQNKDTQARLDTFLDGMHPTAMRLAAVHRYLQPQASQESFNTFVRSHLKNVKDPEKLTDDRLDRLYQSYGPGAYDLPDQGFIAKVHPLDLWLMGYLLNNPDAKFSQIVKASEFERQEVYSWLFKSKHKSARDSRIRTMLEIEAFLDIHQRWQKVGYPFDHLVPSLATAIGSSGDRPAALAELIGTILNDGIRMPTLRIDSLHFAANTPYETQVINDPNVGKRVMPSEVATAMREALSQVVDAGTAKRVAGSFKLPDGTPLSMGGKTGTGDNRIEAIGAGGRILSSKSINRTATFVFYIGDHHFGTLTAFVPGRSAEAFKFTSALPVQVLKGMAPILTPYLQPGTGTLCQAPTVAGK, from the coding sequence ATGGGCGCTCTATGGCAAACCGATTCGAACAAACCTGTGGTTCCGACTGAGCCTGTGGATCAAGCGCCTTTACCCGCAAAAAAACGCCGTCACCGGCATGGCTGGAAGGCGTTCTTTGTGTTGCTGCTGATCATTCTGATTGCGCTGGGTATGGCGGCGATGCGGGAGATGCGCACCTCGAAGCTTCAAGCCCGGGAAGTCAGCAAGTACGCCGCGTCCTTGAGTTATGACCTGCAACCCGGCCCCAGCGATGCCATTCGCTACCCCGGCGACGGCCCTTTTGACCTGCGTCTGGGTTACAGCTCGATGGGTGAGTTTCTGCCACGCCTGCTCAAGCGCGACTACGTGATTGCCGCGCAAACCCGCTTCTCCCCTGCCCTGATGAGCTACAGCGACAAAGGCCTGTTCGTGCCCTATTCGGAGAAAATCCAGGCCGGGCTGTCGATCACCGATTGCCGTGCGGCGCCGCTGTATCACTTCAATTACCCACAGCAGCTCTATTCAAGTTTCGAGTCGATCCCACCGGTGGTGATCAACAGCCTGTTGTTTATCGAAAACCGCTTCCTGCTCGACCCGGCCCAGCCGCAGGCCAATCCTGCTGTGGACTGGCCGCGATTCGGCATGGCCGCGTGGTCGCAGATCGCCAAGCTGATCCACCTGCCGGGGCAATCGGCAGGTGGCAGTACCCTGGCGACACAGCTTGAAAAGTACCGCCACTCTCCCGACGGTCTGACCGTCTCGGGCGCGGAGAAAATCCGTCAGATGATTTCCGCCAGCGTGCGCGCCTATCAATTCGGGCCGCAAACCCTGCAGGCGCGGCAGAACGTGGTACGCGACTACCTCAACAGCGTGCCGTTATCCGCCGTACCGGGGCACGGTGAAGTACACGGCATGGCCGAAGGCCTGCGGGTCTGGTACGGGGCCGACTTCGCCAAGGCCAATGCCAGCCTGACCAGCACCGCCACTGATCGGAAAACCATGGCCGCCAAAGGCCTGGCCCTGCGCGAAATGCTCTCGCTGATGATCGCCCAGCGTCGTCCTTCCCACTACCTGACCAAAGGCCACGAAGAGCTGGCCGACCTCACCGACAGCCACATTCGCCTGTTGGCCCAGAACGACGTGATCGATGCAAAGCTGGCCAGCGCCGCCTTGGCCAGCAAGGTGACCTACCGTGACTGGCTGACCCAGCCGACCATTCAGCCCATCGAAACCAACAAAGGCATCAGTGTCGCCCGCAGCCGACTGGCTTCGATGCTCAATCGCCCACTGTACGACCTCGACCGCCTTGACCTGTCGGCCACCAGTACCCTGCAAGGTGATTTGCAGACCCAGGCCACCGAGTACCTGAAAAACCTCGCCGACCCGGTGTTCGCCGGCAAGATCGGCCTGCTCGGCGAACGCTTGCTCACCCCCACCAGCACCACGGCCGTGCGCTACAGCTTCACCCTGTTCGAGCTGACTCCGGACGGCTCGCGGGTACGGGTGCAGACCGACAGCACCGACCAGCCGTTCGACATCAATGAAGGCAGCAAACTGGAGCTGGGCTCCACTGCCAAGATGCGTGTGCTGACCACCTATTTGCAGATCATCTCCGAACTGCACGACAAGTACGCCGACAAGAGCAACGCCGAGCTGAAGAAAGTCGAGATCAACGATCAGGATCGCCTGAGTCGCTGGGCCGTCGATTACCTGATGGCCAACAGCGACCGCAACTTGCCGAAAATGCTCGGTGAGGCGCTGGACCGCAAATACTCGGCCAGTCCCGGCGAGGCGTTTTTCACCGGTGGCGGCCTGCACGTATTCCACAACTTTCGTAACGAAGACAACGGCCGCATGCCCAGCCTGCGCGATGCCCTGCGTGAGTCGATCAACCTGCCGTTCATTCGGCTGATGCGCGATCTGGTGCGCTACAGCACCTACTCCGGCCCCAACAACAGCGCCGAGTTGCTCAAGGACGACAGCGATCCACGGCGCCAGGAATACCTGGCGCAATTCGCCGACCGTGAAGGCACCGCGTTCCTGCTCCGGTTCTGGAAGAAATATCAGAACAAGGACACCCAGGCACGGCTCGACACGTTCCTCGACGGCATGCACCCGACCGCCATGCGCCTGGCCGCCGTACATCGTTATCTGCAGCCGCAAGCCAGTCAGGAGAGTTTCAATACCTTCGTGCGTTCGCACCTGAAAAACGTCAAGGATCCGGAAAAACTCACGGATGACCGCCTCGACAGGCTCTATCAAAGCTACGGCCCCGGCGCCTACGATCTGCCGGATCAGGGCTTTATCGCCAAGGTCCACCCCTTGGATCTGTGGTTGATGGGTTACCTGCTGAACAACCCGGACGCCAAGTTCAGCCAGATCGTCAAAGCCAGCGAGTTCGAGCGTCAAGAGGTGTATAGCTGGCTGTTCAAAAGCAAACACAAGAGCGCCCGCGACAGCCGTATCCGCACCATGCTGGAGATTGAAGCGTTTCTGGATATTCACCAGCGCTGGCAGAAAGTCGGCTATCCGTTCGACCATCTGGTGCCGTCGCTGGCCACGGCGATTGGCAGCTCCGGCGATCGCCCCGCCGCGCTGGCCGAACTGATCGGCACCATTCTCAATGACGGCATTCGCATGCCGACACTGCGTATCGACAGCCTGCACTTTGCCGCCAATACGCCTTATGAAACCCAGGTCATCAACGACCCGAACGTTGGCAAACGGGTGATGCCGTCCGAAGTTGCCACGGCCATGCGCGAGGCGTTGTCACAAGTGGTGGATGCCGGGACGGCGAAACGGGTGGCGGGCAGCTTCAAATTGCCGGACGGCACGCCGCTGTCGATGGGTGGCAAGACCGGCACCGGGGATAACCGCATCGAAGCGATTGGCGCGGGCGGGCGGATTCTCAGCTCCAAATCGATCAACCGCACGGCGACCTTCGTGTTCTACATCGGCGATCACCACTTCGGCACCCTGACCGCCTTTGTGCCAGGCCGCTCCGCCGAGGCGTTCAAATTTACCTCGGCGTTGCCGGTGCAGGTCCTCAAAGGGATGGCGCCGATCCTCACGCCGTACCTGCAGCCGGGGACCGGGACGCTGTGTCAGGCGCCCACGGTGGCAGGTAAATAA
- a CDS encoding PadR family transcriptional regulator produces MRDHHSHHREHGDGRDGFEKRPGRERGGRGPRVFAPGDLKLLLLALIAEQPCHGYDLIRQIEAMFDGAYSPSPGVIYPTLTFLEESEMIEGDAEAGKKRYSVTDAGRHSLSDQAIALEGVRMRIDVSKRSLRGHDRPAEIHEAVHNLRHALQLHHGRWSPEEIIRVAALLNNTAKAIVDGPAVQAVQEKAE; encoded by the coding sequence ATGAGAGACCATCATTCCCACCACCGCGAACACGGTGACGGCCGCGACGGCTTCGAGAAACGCCCAGGCCGCGAACGCGGCGGACGCGGCCCACGGGTGTTTGCCCCTGGCGACCTGAAATTGCTGTTGCTGGCGCTGATCGCCGAACAGCCCTGCCACGGCTACGACCTGATCCGTCAGATCGAAGCCATGTTCGACGGCGCGTACAGTCCCAGCCCCGGTGTGATCTACCCGACCCTGACCTTTCTGGAAGAAAGCGAAATGATCGAGGGCGACGCCGAAGCCGGCAAAAAACGCTACAGCGTGACCGACGCCGGGCGTCACTCCCTGAGCGACCAGGCCATCGCCCTCGAAGGCGTGCGCATGCGCATCGACGTCAGCAAACGTTCGCTGCGTGGCCATGACCGTCCCGCCGAAATTCACGAAGCGGTGCACAACCTGCGTCATGCCCTGCAACTGCATCACGGTCGCTGGAGCCCTGAAGAAATCATCCGTGTGGCGGCCCTGCTCAACAACACCGCCAAAGCCATTGTCGACGGCCCCGCCGTTCAAGCCGTACAGGAGAAAGCCGAATGA
- a CDS encoding siderophore-interacting protein: MSAVDNPTIHRVMHEIKRRRLQVLRVVDLTPRMRRITLGGPELAGFVSLGTDDHVKLLFPQNAAETAALEHLILGAGKTDQPMPAMRDYTPRRYDLKTLELDIDFVLHGDGPAATWAEQAKPGQFLHIGGPRGSMIVPDIFDSYLLIGDETALPAIARRLEGLAANRRALVIVEVENGAEQQRLESAAQVDVIWVLREGGKHHLLTTVQQITVPSGNLYAWVATESKVSRQIRRVLLDEHGLDDQFVKAAGYWRLDGSDDE, encoded by the coding sequence ATGAGTGCAGTTGATAACCCGACCATTCACCGTGTCATGCATGAAATCAAACGCCGTCGCCTGCAAGTGCTGCGGGTGGTGGACCTGACGCCACGCATGCGCCGTATTACCCTCGGCGGCCCGGAGCTGGCCGGGTTTGTCAGCCTGGGCACCGACGACCACGTCAAGTTGCTGTTCCCGCAGAACGCGGCAGAAACGGCAGCACTGGAGCACCTGATTCTCGGCGCCGGCAAGACCGATCAACCGATGCCTGCCATGCGCGACTACACCCCGCGCCGCTACGACCTCAAGACCCTGGAACTGGACATCGACTTCGTGCTGCACGGCGACGGCCCTGCCGCGACCTGGGCCGAACAGGCCAAACCGGGGCAGTTCCTGCACATCGGCGGCCCACGGGGCTCGATGATCGTGCCGGACATCTTCGACAGCTACTTGCTGATCGGTGACGAAACCGCCCTGCCCGCCATCGCCCGGCGTCTTGAAGGCCTGGCGGCCAACCGGCGAGCGCTGGTGATTGTCGAAGTGGAAAACGGTGCCGAACAGCAACGCCTCGAAAGCGCCGCGCAGGTCGATGTGATCTGGGTGTTGCGCGAGGGCGGCAAGCATCACCTGCTGACCACCGTGCAGCAAATCACCGTACCGAGCGGCAACCTGTATGCGTGGGTCGCGACCGAAAGCAAAGTGTCACGGCAGATTCGCCGGGTGCTGCTTGATGAGCACGGGTTGGATGATCAGTTCGTGAAGGCGGCCGGGTATTGGCGGCTGGATGGCAGCGACGACGAGTAA
- a CDS encoding Pr6Pr family membrane protein, protein MLNRPHIRRRFVATAAVLGWAALGIQLYLILAARWSMGASLLGGLVSFFSYFTVLSNTLVAVVLTCELTSRPSAARRWFLQPWVSSGIAVSIVVVGLAYSLLLRHLWHPEGWQFIADELLHDIMPLLFLAYWWLYVHKGTLRLWHILLWTIYPLVYFGYVLLRGHLLSAYVYPFVDVGTLGYPQVFINAGGILAGFLGIAVVLVGLDRRR, encoded by the coding sequence ATGCTCAATCGCCCGCACATCAGACGCCGCTTCGTGGCCACGGCGGCGGTGTTGGGCTGGGCGGCCCTGGGCATTCAGCTGTACCTGATTCTCGCTGCGCGCTGGAGCATGGGCGCCAGCCTGTTGGGCGGGCTGGTGAGTTTTTTCAGCTATTTCACCGTACTGAGCAACACCCTGGTGGCAGTCGTGCTGACCTGCGAGCTGACCTCGCGACCGTCGGCGGCCCGGCGCTGGTTCCTGCAACCTTGGGTGAGCAGCGGCATTGCCGTGAGCATCGTCGTGGTCGGCCTGGCCTACAGCCTGCTGTTGCGCCACTTGTGGCACCCCGAAGGCTGGCAGTTCATCGCCGACGAGTTGCTGCACGACATCATGCCGCTGCTGTTTCTGGCGTACTGGTGGCTGTACGTGCACAAGGGCACATTGCGCCTGTGGCACATTCTGCTCTGGACAATTTATCCGCTGGTGTACTTCGGGTATGTGCTGCTGCGCGGGCATCTGTTGAGCGCTTATGTGTATCCGTTCGTTGATGTCGGGACGCTGGGTTATCCACAGGTGTTTATCAATGCCGGGGGGATATTGGCCGGGTTTTTGGGGATCGCGGTGGTGTTGGTCGGGCTGGATCGGCGGCGATAG
- a CDS encoding VF530 family DNA-binding protein, whose protein sequence is MTEQNNNPLHGVTLEQILNALVEHYEWSGLAERIDIRCFKSDPSIKSSLTFLRKTPWAREKVERLYVKLMRTKRPV, encoded by the coding sequence ATGACCGAACAGAACAACAACCCGCTGCACGGCGTGACGCTGGAACAGATCCTCAACGCGCTGGTTGAGCACTACGAATGGTCGGGGCTGGCCGAGCGTATCGATATCCGCTGCTTCAAGAGCGACCCGAGCATCAAGTCGAGCCTGACCTTCCTGCGCAAAACGCCGTGGGCGCGGGAGAAGGTCGAGCGTTTATACGTGAAGTTGATGCGCACCAAGCGTCCGGTCTGA
- a CDS encoding carbohydrate porin: MPDFQTLRDSAVRPPVANRKALNLVGGLSALSLATCAQAAPAFDSDSPWMLGDWNGTRTELAQKGYDFKVDYTGEMGSNLHGGYNQDPTARYSDQFGLGTHLDLQKILGWDDAEFQLTVTERNGNNISNDRINDPRVGGFTSAQEVWGRGQTWRLTQMWYQQKFFDRKLDIKVGRFGEGEDFNSFPCDFQNLAFCGSQVGNWVGGIWYNWPVSQWAMRVKYHLTPELYAQVGAYEQNPSNLDRGNGFKLSGSGTQGAILPVELVWTPTFHGLPGEYRAGYYYSNAKATDAYKDSNGQPAALSGEAYRSASSKHGVWLGVQQQVTRRASDNSRGLSVFANGTMHDKKTNAVDNYVQAGVVYKGLFDARARDDIGFALARVHVNPAYRKNAEAINQARAVYDYDDPSYLPPQDTEYSAELYYGVHVTNWLTVRPNLQYIRHPGGVDKVDDALIGGIKITSSF, translated from the coding sequence ATGCCCGATTTCCAGACTTTGCGAGACAGCGCTGTCCGCCCCCCTGTTGCCAACCGAAAAGCCCTGAACCTGGTCGGCGGCCTCAGCGCCTTGAGCCTCGCCACCTGCGCGCAGGCTGCCCCGGCCTTTGATAGCGACTCGCCGTGGATGCTCGGCGACTGGAACGGCACGCGTACCGAACTTGCGCAAAAGGGCTATGACTTCAAGGTCGATTACACCGGCGAAATGGGCAGCAACCTGCACGGCGGCTATAACCAGGACCCCACCGCCCGTTACAGCGATCAGTTCGGCCTGGGCACGCATCTGGACCTGCAAAAAATTCTCGGCTGGGACGACGCTGAATTTCAGCTGACCGTCACCGAACGCAATGGCAACAACATCAGCAACGACCGGATCAACGACCCACGGGTTGGCGGTTTCACCTCGGCCCAGGAAGTCTGGGGTCGTGGGCAGACCTGGCGTCTGACGCAGATGTGGTATCAGCAGAAATTTTTCGACCGGAAACTCGACATCAAGGTCGGTCGTTTTGGCGAAGGCGAAGACTTCAACAGCTTCCCCTGCGACTTCCAGAACCTGGCGTTCTGCGGCTCCCAGGTCGGTAACTGGGTCGGTGGCATCTGGTACAACTGGCCGGTCAGCCAATGGGCGATGCGGGTCAAATATCACCTGACGCCCGAGCTGTACGCACAGGTCGGTGCTTACGAACAGAACCCGTCGAACCTGGATCGCGGCAACGGCTTCAAGCTCAGCGGTAGCGGCACCCAGGGCGCGATCCTGCCGGTGGAGCTGGTCTGGACGCCCACGTTCCATGGCCTGCCGGGCGAATACCGTGCCGGTTACTACTACAGCAACGCCAAGGCCACCGACGCCTACAAAGACAGCAACGGCCAGCCGGCGGCGCTGAGCGGCGAAGCGTATCGCAGCGCCTCGAGCAAGCACGGCGTGTGGCTGGGCGTGCAACAGCAGGTCACCCGCCGCGCCAGCGACAACTCTCGCGGCCTGAGCGTTTTCGCCAACGGCACGATGCATGACAAGAAGACCAACGCCGTCGACAACTACGTCCAGGCTGGCGTCGTCTACAAAGGCCTGTTCGATGCCCGCGCCCGCGATGACATCGGCTTTGCCCTGGCCCGTGTCCACGTCAACCCGGCTTACCGCAAGAACGCCGAGGCGATCAACCAGGCCCGCGCCGTCTACGACTACGACGATCCGTCGTACCTGCCGCCGCAAGACACCGAATACAGCGCCGAACTCTATTACGGCGTGCACGTCACGAACTGGCTGACCGTGCGCCCGAACCTGCAATACATCCGCCACCCCGGTGGCGTGGACAAGGTCGATGACGCGCTGATTGGCGGGATCAAGATCACCTCGTCTTTCTGA